The sequence below is a genomic window from Kitasatospora kifunensis.
GCCGCCCCACCACGAGCCCGAACGAACGGACCTCACACCATGAAGCTCTCCTCCGCCCGCCGCCGCACCGCCTGTGCCGCCGCCCTCGCGCTGACCGCCGCCCTCGCGCTGAGCGCCTGCGGCTCCGGCACCAAGTCGACCAGCGGCGCGGCCATCGTCTCCCAGCAGTCCCAGAACTCGCCCTACCAGGGCACGGTGCTGGCCAAGCACTTCGACATGCCCGACCTGGTGCTGCCCGACACCAGCGGCCAGCCCTTCGACCTGCGCCAGCGCACCGCCGGGAAGACCACGCTGCTCTTCTTCGGCTACACCAGCTGCCCGGACGTGTGCCCCACCACGATGGGCGACATCGGTGTGGCGATGTCGAAGCTGCCCGCCGACGAGCAGGCGAAGATCAACGTGGTCTTCGTCTCCACCGATCCGCAGGTCGACACCCCCCAGGTGCTGCGCACCTGGCTGAACTCCTTCAACAAGAACTTCATCGGCCTGACCGGTGACCTGCAGAAGGTCAAGGCGGCCGCGCTGAGC
It includes:
- a CDS encoding SCO family protein — its product is MKLSSARRRTACAAALALTAALALSACGSGTKSTSGAAIVSQQSQNSPYQGTVLAKHFDMPDLVLPDTSGQPFDLRQRTAGKTTLLFFGYTSCPDVCPTTMGDIGVAMSKLPADEQAKINVVFVSTDPQVDTPQVLRTWLNSFNKNFIGLTGDLQKVKAAALSLGILVEDPVVNKDGTVTSSHGAQVLAFMPSDDKAHLVYLSNTSQDVFAHDLPLLAKGVAA